One stretch of Microcebus murinus isolate Inina chromosome 12, M.murinus_Inina_mat1.0, whole genome shotgun sequence DNA includes these proteins:
- the MIGA2 gene encoding mitoguardin 2 isoform X1, with protein MGLVARTRGKETLSFRSYGIPAWWRDSLVCVSLSFRGVDGARDPASNQLKTFSLEALGPGDLAWGAGPAMAFRRTEGMSMIQALAMTVAEIPVFLYTTFGQSAFSQLRLTPGLRKVLFATALGTVALALAAHQLKRRRRRKKQVGSERGGEQLGTVPLPILMARKVSSVKKGYSSRRVQSPSSKSNDTLSGISSIEPSKHSGSPHSVASMVAANSSSPTAVCPGPWDARGMDESLTSEGNAESLYMQGMELFEEALQKWEQALSVGQRGDSTPTPGDSLRNPETASEPLSEPESQRREFAEKLESLLSRAYHLQEEFGSTFPPDSALLDLERTLMLPLTEGSLRLRADDEDSLTSEDSFFSATELFESLQVGDYPTPLSRPAAAYEEALQLVKEGKVPCRTLRTELLGCYSDQDFLAKLHCVRQAFEGLLEDKSNQLFFGKVGRQMVTGLMTKAEKSPKGFLESYEEMLSYALRPETWATTRLELEGRGVVCMSFFDIVLDFILMDAFEDLENPPSSVLAVLRNRWLSDSFKETALATACWSVLKAKRRLLMVPDGFISHFYSVSEHVSPVLAFGFLGPKPQLAEVCAFFKHQIVQYLRDMFDLDNVRYTSVPALADDILQLSRRRSEILLGYLGAPVASSIGLNGALPRENGPLGELQ; from the exons ATGGGTTTGGTTGCGCGGACGCGGGGGAAGGAGACGCTGTCCTTCCGCAGCTATGGGATCCCGG CTTGGTGGAGGGACTCTCTGGTATGTGTGTCCCTGTCCTTCCGCGGTGTGGATGGTGCCCGGGACCCAGCCAGCAACCAGTTGAAGACATTCTCCTTGGAAGCTCTTGGCCCAGGGGATCTTGCCTGGGGTGCTGGCCCTGCCATGGCGTTCAGGAGGACCGAGGGCATGTCCATGATCCAGGCCTTGGCCATGACGGTGGCCGAGATCCCTGTGTTCCTATATACAACGTTTGGGCAG TCTGCATTCTCCCAGCTGCGATTGACACCAGGCCTGCGCAAGGTCCTCTTTGCCACAGCCCTGGGGACTGTGGCCTTGGCCCTGGCTGCCCACCAGCTGAAGAGACGTCGACGGAGGAAGAAGCAGGTTGGCTCTGAGAGGGGAGGTGAGCAGCTGGGCACAGTGCCCCTCCCTATCCTCATGGCCAGGAAGGTCTCTTCAGTGAAGAAAG GCTACTCCAGCCGGAGGGTGCAGAGCCCCAGCAGCAAGAGCAATGACACGCTCAGCGGCATTTCCTCCATCGAGCCCAGCAAGCACTCGGGCTCCCCCCACAGCGTGGCCTCG ATGGTGGCTGCAAACTCTTCCAGCCCCACGGCTGTGTGCCCGGGACCATGGGATGCCAGAGGGATGGACGAGTCCTTGACCAGCGAGGGCAACGCCGAGAGCCTCTACATGCAAG GCATGGAGCTGTTCGAGGAGGCTCTGCAAAAGTGGGAGCAGGCGCTGAGCGtggggcagagaggggacagCACGCCCACCCCAGGGGACAGCCTCAGGAACCCGGAGACTGCTTCAGAGCCACTCTCTGAG CCGGAGTCACAGCGAAGGGAGTTTGCGGAGAAGCTAGAGTCCCTCCTGAGCCGGGCCTACCACCTGCAGGAGGAGTTCGGCTCCACCTTCCCCCCTGACAGTGCGCTGCTGGATCTTG AGAGGACCCTCATGCTGCCCCTGACCGAGGGCTCGCTGCGGCTGCGGGCGGATGATGAAGACAGCCTGACCTCGGAGGATTCCTTCTTCTCTGCCACAGAG CTCTTCGAGTCCCTGCAGGTGGGAGATTACCCCACCCCGCTCTCCAGACCCGCTGCCGCCTATGAGGAGGCCCTGCAGCTGGTGAAGGAGGGCAAAGTGCCCTGCCGGACCCTCAG GACGGAGCTGCTGGGCTGCTACAGTGACCAGGACTTTCTGGCCAAGCTGCATTGCGTGCGGCAGGCCTTTGAG GGGCTTCTGGAAGACAAGAGTAACCAGCTTTTCTTCGGGAAGGTTGGCCGGCAGATGGTGACAGGCCTGATGACCAAGGCTGAAAAG AGCCCCAAGGGCTTCCTGGAGAGCTATGAGGAGATGCTGAGCTATGCCCTGCGGCCTGAGACCTGGGCCACCACACGGCTGGAGCTGGAGGGCCGCGGG GTGGTGTGCATGAGCTTCTTCGACATCGTGCTTGACTTCATCCTCATGGACGCCTTCGAGGACCTGGAGAATCCCCCGTCCTCGGTGCTCGCTGTTCTGAGGAACCGCTGGCTGTCGGATAGCTTCAAGGAGACG GCCCTGGCCACTGCTTGCTGGTCGGTCCTCAAAGCCAAGAGGAGGCTGCTGATG GTGCCCGATGGCTTCATCTCCCATTTCTACTCCGTATCGGAGCACGTGAGCCCTGTCCTAGCCTTTGGCTTCCTTGGACCCAAGCCCCAGCTCGCCGAAGTCTGTGCTTTCTTCAAG CACCAGATTGTGCAGTACCTGAGGGACATGTTCGACCTGGACAACGTGCGCTACACGTCGGTGCCGGCCCTGGCGGACGACATCCTGCAGCTGTCCCGGCGCCGCAGCGAGATCCTGCTGGGCTACTTGGGGGCCCCAGTGGCCAGCAGCATTGGCCTGAATGGGGCGCTGCCCCGAGAGAACGGGCCCCTGGGGGAGCTGCAGTAG
- the MIGA2 gene encoding mitoguardin 2 isoform X2: MPFLGVEREAWWRDSLVCVSLSFRGVDGARDPASNQLKTFSLEALGPGDLAWGAGPAMAFRRTEGMSMIQALAMTVAEIPVFLYTTFGQSAFSQLRLTPGLRKVLFATALGTVALALAAHQLKRRRRRKKQVGSERGGEQLGTVPLPILMARKVSSVKKGYSSRRVQSPSSKSNDTLSGISSIEPSKHSGSPHSVASMVAANSSSPTAVCPGPWDARGMDESLTSEGNAESLYMQGMELFEEALQKWEQALSVGQRGDSTPTPGDSLRNPETASEPLSEPESQRREFAEKLESLLSRAYHLQEEFGSTFPPDSALLDLERTLMLPLTEGSLRLRADDEDSLTSEDSFFSATELFESLQVGDYPTPLSRPAAAYEEALQLVKEGKVPCRTLRTELLGCYSDQDFLAKLHCVRQAFEGLLEDKSNQLFFGKVGRQMVTGLMTKAEKSPKGFLESYEEMLSYALRPETWATTRLELEGRGVVCMSFFDIVLDFILMDAFEDLENPPSSVLAVLRNRWLSDSFKETALATACWSVLKAKRRLLMVPDGFISHFYSVSEHVSPVLAFGFLGPKPQLAEVCAFFKHQIVQYLRDMFDLDNVRYTSVPALADDILQLSRRRSEILLGYLGAPVASSIGLNGALPRENGPLGELQ, translated from the exons ATGCCTTTCTTGGGGGTAGAACGAGAAG CTTGGTGGAGGGACTCTCTGGTATGTGTGTCCCTGTCCTTCCGCGGTGTGGATGGTGCCCGGGACCCAGCCAGCAACCAGTTGAAGACATTCTCCTTGGAAGCTCTTGGCCCAGGGGATCTTGCCTGGGGTGCTGGCCCTGCCATGGCGTTCAGGAGGACCGAGGGCATGTCCATGATCCAGGCCTTGGCCATGACGGTGGCCGAGATCCCTGTGTTCCTATATACAACGTTTGGGCAG TCTGCATTCTCCCAGCTGCGATTGACACCAGGCCTGCGCAAGGTCCTCTTTGCCACAGCCCTGGGGACTGTGGCCTTGGCCCTGGCTGCCCACCAGCTGAAGAGACGTCGACGGAGGAAGAAGCAGGTTGGCTCTGAGAGGGGAGGTGAGCAGCTGGGCACAGTGCCCCTCCCTATCCTCATGGCCAGGAAGGTCTCTTCAGTGAAGAAAG GCTACTCCAGCCGGAGGGTGCAGAGCCCCAGCAGCAAGAGCAATGACACGCTCAGCGGCATTTCCTCCATCGAGCCCAGCAAGCACTCGGGCTCCCCCCACAGCGTGGCCTCG ATGGTGGCTGCAAACTCTTCCAGCCCCACGGCTGTGTGCCCGGGACCATGGGATGCCAGAGGGATGGACGAGTCCTTGACCAGCGAGGGCAACGCCGAGAGCCTCTACATGCAAG GCATGGAGCTGTTCGAGGAGGCTCTGCAAAAGTGGGAGCAGGCGCTGAGCGtggggcagagaggggacagCACGCCCACCCCAGGGGACAGCCTCAGGAACCCGGAGACTGCTTCAGAGCCACTCTCTGAG CCGGAGTCACAGCGAAGGGAGTTTGCGGAGAAGCTAGAGTCCCTCCTGAGCCGGGCCTACCACCTGCAGGAGGAGTTCGGCTCCACCTTCCCCCCTGACAGTGCGCTGCTGGATCTTG AGAGGACCCTCATGCTGCCCCTGACCGAGGGCTCGCTGCGGCTGCGGGCGGATGATGAAGACAGCCTGACCTCGGAGGATTCCTTCTTCTCTGCCACAGAG CTCTTCGAGTCCCTGCAGGTGGGAGATTACCCCACCCCGCTCTCCAGACCCGCTGCCGCCTATGAGGAGGCCCTGCAGCTGGTGAAGGAGGGCAAAGTGCCCTGCCGGACCCTCAG GACGGAGCTGCTGGGCTGCTACAGTGACCAGGACTTTCTGGCCAAGCTGCATTGCGTGCGGCAGGCCTTTGAG GGGCTTCTGGAAGACAAGAGTAACCAGCTTTTCTTCGGGAAGGTTGGCCGGCAGATGGTGACAGGCCTGATGACCAAGGCTGAAAAG AGCCCCAAGGGCTTCCTGGAGAGCTATGAGGAGATGCTGAGCTATGCCCTGCGGCCTGAGACCTGGGCCACCACACGGCTGGAGCTGGAGGGCCGCGGG GTGGTGTGCATGAGCTTCTTCGACATCGTGCTTGACTTCATCCTCATGGACGCCTTCGAGGACCTGGAGAATCCCCCGTCCTCGGTGCTCGCTGTTCTGAGGAACCGCTGGCTGTCGGATAGCTTCAAGGAGACG GCCCTGGCCACTGCTTGCTGGTCGGTCCTCAAAGCCAAGAGGAGGCTGCTGATG GTGCCCGATGGCTTCATCTCCCATTTCTACTCCGTATCGGAGCACGTGAGCCCTGTCCTAGCCTTTGGCTTCCTTGGACCCAAGCCCCAGCTCGCCGAAGTCTGTGCTTTCTTCAAG CACCAGATTGTGCAGTACCTGAGGGACATGTTCGACCTGGACAACGTGCGCTACACGTCGGTGCCGGCCCTGGCGGACGACATCCTGCAGCTGTCCCGGCGCCGCAGCGAGATCCTGCTGGGCTACTTGGGGGCCCCAGTGGCCAGCAGCATTGGCCTGAATGGGGCGCTGCCCCGAGAGAACGGGCCCCTGGGGGAGCTGCAGTAG
- the DOLPP1 gene encoding dolichyldiphosphatase 1 isoform X1: protein MAADGQCSLPASWRPVTLTHVEYPAGDLSGHLLAYLSLSPVFVIVGFVTLIIFKRELHTISFLGGLALNEGVNWLIKHVIQEPRPCGGPHTAVGTKYGMPSSHSQFMWFFSVYSFLFLYLRMHQTNNARFLDLLWRHVLSLGLLTAAFLVSYSRVYLLYHTWSQVLYGGIAGGLMAIAWFVFTQEVLTPLFPRIAAWPISEFFLIRDTSLIPNVLWFEYTVTRAEARNRQRKLGTKLQ from the exons ATGGCAGCGGACGGACAGTGCTCGCTCCCTGCTTCATGGCGGCCGGTGACCCTCACCCACGTCGAGTATCCTGCAG GTGATCTCTCTGGCCACCTCCTTGCCTACCTGAGCCTTAGCCCTGTATTTGTCATCGTTGGTTTCGTGACCCTCATCATATTTAAGCGGGAGCTGCACACG ATCTCGTTCCTGGGGGGCCTGGCACTGAACGAGGGGGTCAACTGGCTGATCAAACACGTCATCCAGGAGCCTCGGCCCTGTGGAG GTCCCCACACAGCAGTGGGCACCAAGTACGGGATGCCCTCCAGCCATTCCCAGTTTATGTGGTTCTTCTCCGtctattccttccttttcctatATTTAAG AATGCACCAAACCAACAACGCCAGGTTCTTGGACTTGCTGTGGAGGCACGTGCTCTCCCTGGGGCTCCTCACCGCGGCCTTTCTAGTCTCCTACAGCAG GGTCTACCTGCTGTACCACACCTGGAGCCAGGTACTCTATGGAGGCATCGCTGGAGGTCTCATGGCTATCGCCTGGTTTGTCTTCACCCAGGAGGTCCTTACTCCGCTGTTCCCCAGGATAGCAGCCTG GCCTATCTCCGAGTTCTTCTTAATCCGAGACACAAGCCTCATTCCCAACGTGCTCTGGTTTGAGTACACAGTAACCCGGGCAGAAGCCAG GAACAGACAACGTAAGCTGGGGACGAAACTGCAGTGA
- the DOLPP1 gene encoding dolichyldiphosphatase 1 isoform X2 produces the protein MAADGQCSLPASWRPVTLTHVEYPAGDLSGHLLAYLSLSPVFVIVGFVTLIIFKRELHTISFLGGLALNEGVNWLIKHVIQEPRPCGGPHTAVGTKYGMPSSHSQFMWFFSVYSFLFLYLRVYLLYHTWSQVLYGGIAGGLMAIAWFVFTQEVLTPLFPRIAAWPISEFFLIRDTSLIPNVLWFEYTVTRAEARNRQRKLGTKLQ, from the exons ATGGCAGCGGACGGACAGTGCTCGCTCCCTGCTTCATGGCGGCCGGTGACCCTCACCCACGTCGAGTATCCTGCAG GTGATCTCTCTGGCCACCTCCTTGCCTACCTGAGCCTTAGCCCTGTATTTGTCATCGTTGGTTTCGTGACCCTCATCATATTTAAGCGGGAGCTGCACACG ATCTCGTTCCTGGGGGGCCTGGCACTGAACGAGGGGGTCAACTGGCTGATCAAACACGTCATCCAGGAGCCTCGGCCCTGTGGAG GTCCCCACACAGCAGTGGGCACCAAGTACGGGATGCCCTCCAGCCATTCCCAGTTTATGTGGTTCTTCTCCGtctattccttccttttcctatATTTAAG GGTCTACCTGCTGTACCACACCTGGAGCCAGGTACTCTATGGAGGCATCGCTGGAGGTCTCATGGCTATCGCCTGGTTTGTCTTCACCCAGGAGGTCCTTACTCCGCTGTTCCCCAGGATAGCAGCCTG GCCTATCTCCGAGTTCTTCTTAATCCGAGACACAAGCCTCATTCCCAACGTGCTCTGGTTTGAGTACACAGTAACCCGGGCAGAAGCCAG GAACAGACAACGTAAGCTGGGGACGAAACTGCAGTGA